The genomic region TCTATAACATAATGATCTTCTTGCCTTTTTATGCTTTTTATCTCTACTCTATAACCTGTTGTTTGTTTCTTCCCCATAGAAATAATAATATATTGTCCTATAACATGTATACCTTTATTGAGACATTCCATATCTGTTGTTTTTAAATCTTCCTCTGTTAAAATCTCCACTACCTGTTTGTCCATGATCATCACCCCTAAACTACTTTATAATATTTTATACATGGACTAAACAAAATATTAATAAATACTGCAGGCTTTGTAGCCTGCAGCTATGAAATAATATATTTAATTCAACATTATCTGCCCACCTGTCACAGGCACTGCCTGCCCCGTTTCATATTCTTGTTCTATTATATAAAATATGGCTTTCGCAACATCTTTAACGGTACATCCT from Clostridia bacterium harbors:
- a CDS encoding protease complex subunit PrcB family protein encodes the protein MDKQVVEILTEEDLKTTDMECLNKGIHVIGQYIIISMGKKQTTGYRVEIKSIKRQEDHYVIEVAFRSPSKHSILIQQITNPQIAIKKITTRPIKIKVFYGDGSDRLENEAYIL
- a CDS encoding short-chain dehydrogenase; translated protein: GCTVKDVAKAIFYIIEQEYETGQAVPVTGGQIMLN